A stretch of the Clostridiales bacterium genome encodes the following:
- a CDS encoding HlyC/CorC family transporter — MGLWIALIICIALSAFFSATETAFSASNRVKLKTVDGPRKERAQTALNLLEKYDSLLTTVLIGNNVVNIAGTAIATVLFTMFIFKGQEDLGATVASIVMTVLVLFLGEVGPKTLAKQQPEKFAMAVSPVIRVLVWLLRPLDLLFSLWRKLLAKLIKPDEEESQIEEELITIIDEAQTEGDIEEDEGELIRSAIEFNDQDASDIMTPRVDVTAIEDTASVEETAELFRKTFYSRIPVFHEDLDHIVGILNEKDFYKMTHDGCTEITRIMKEPVFAPATLSISNLLKQFRTSKTHLVILLDEYGGTEGIVTMEDVLEELVGEIYDEHDEVEEEVVEQEDGTMSVDGSMQLQELLEKHEMENRYDADTVGGWAGEMLEKVPEVGDTFQVDNHEFTVTEMDGFRVTRMQVTDLPEEKEEEQAAE; from the coding sequence ATGGGCTTATGGATTGCCCTGATTATCTGCATTGCGCTTTCCGCTTTTTTCTCCGCGACGGAGACGGCTTTTTCCGCCTCCAACCGGGTGAAACTGAAGACGGTGGACGGACCCCGGAAGGAACGGGCGCAGACCGCGCTGAACCTCCTGGAGAAATATGACTCCCTGCTGACAACGGTCCTGATCGGGAATAATGTGGTCAACATTGCGGGCACCGCGATTGCAACGGTGCTTTTTACCATGTTTATTTTCAAGGGCCAGGAAGACCTGGGAGCAACAGTCGCGTCGATTGTGATGACCGTGCTGGTCCTGTTCCTGGGCGAAGTCGGCCCCAAGACGCTGGCCAAGCAGCAGCCGGAGAAGTTTGCCATGGCGGTCAGCCCCGTGATCCGGGTGCTGGTATGGCTGCTCCGGCCGCTGGACCTGCTGTTTTCCCTGTGGCGGAAGCTGCTTGCGAAGCTAATCAAGCCGGATGAGGAAGAGAGCCAGATTGAGGAAGAATTGATTACCATCATCGATGAAGCCCAGACAGAGGGCGACATAGAGGAGGATGAGGGCGAACTGATCCGCTCCGCCATCGAGTTCAATGACCAGGATGCTTCCGATATCATGACGCCCCGCGTGGACGTGACGGCGATTGAGGATACCGCGTCGGTGGAGGAAACCGCGGAGCTGTTCCGAAAGACCTTCTACTCCCGGATCCCCGTGTTCCATGAAGACCTGGATCATATTGTCGGCATCCTGAACGAGAAGGATTTCTACAAGATGACCCATGACGGGTGCACGGAAATCACCCGCATTATGAAGGAGCCGGTCTTCGCACCGGCCACCCTGTCCATCAGCAACCTGCTGAAGCAGTTCCGGACTTCGAAGACCCATCTGGTGATCCTGCTGGATGAATACGGCGGAACGGAAGGCATCGTCACCATGGAGGACGTGCTGGAAGAACTGGTCGGTGAGATCTACGACGAGCACGACGAGGTCGAGGAAGAGGTTGTCGAGCAGGAAGACGGCACTATGAGTGTGGACGGCAGTATGCAGCTGCAGGAGCTGCTGGAGAAACACGAAATGGAAAACCGGTACGACGCGGATACCGTGGGCGGCTGGGCCGGTGAGATGCTGGAAAAGGTTCCGGAGGTGGGTGACACCTTCCAGGTGGACAATCATGAATTTACCGTCACAGAGATGGACGGGTTCCGGGTCACCCGGATGCAGGTGACCGACCTTCCCGAAGAAAAGGAAGAAGAGCAGGCGGCCGAGTAA
- a CDS encoding phosphatase PAP2 family protein: MNGNVFYMDWEVSLIEWLQKNLGDAGIAVSKVITAIGGETIAMLVLIVVLFCYSKEAGKRVGLTLLAANAWYPMIKNVVLRLRPYMVHENISVHQLVEADASPTDVLAQGYSFPSGHSASAASMYGSIAREIRKKWMWILAVILPLLIGISRFIVGVHYPTDVLAGWAVGLAAVGFAILLEKKVPNDTHRFLILLVMTLPGLFWCSSRDYFSTLGMLAGMTAAVPYEKKYVRFADTRKIPVMILRTVGAFAAYYVLNTVLKLPFGNEFLNSGTLDAHLVRSLRYAVILFVLFAVYPRCFPFLERLFPGKDHPSGKAEA; the protein is encoded by the coding sequence ATGAACGGAAACGTTTTTTACATGGACTGGGAAGTTTCCCTGATTGAGTGGCTGCAGAAGAACCTGGGAGACGCAGGGATTGCCGTATCGAAGGTGATTACCGCCATCGGCGGGGAAACGATCGCGATGCTGGTGCTGATTGTCGTGCTGTTCTGCTACAGCAAGGAAGCCGGAAAGCGCGTCGGCCTGACGCTCCTGGCCGCCAATGCCTGGTATCCGATGATCAAGAACGTGGTGCTGCGGCTCCGGCCTTATATGGTGCATGAAAATATCAGCGTCCATCAGCTGGTGGAAGCGGACGCGTCCCCGACCGACGTCCTGGCCCAGGGGTATTCATTTCCCAGCGGGCACAGCGCGTCTGCGGCCAGCATGTACGGAAGCATTGCCAGGGAAATCCGGAAAAAATGGATGTGGATCCTGGCAGTCATCCTGCCCCTGCTGATCGGGATCAGCCGGTTCATCGTCGGCGTGCATTATCCCACCGACGTGCTGGCGGGCTGGGCGGTCGGCCTCGCGGCGGTCGGGTTTGCCATCCTGCTGGAAAAAAAGGTGCCGAATGATACCCACCGGTTCCTGATCCTGCTGGTAATGACACTGCCGGGCCTCTTCTGGTGCAGCAGCCGGGATTATTTTTCCACGCTTGGTATGCTGGCCGGCATGACCGCAGCGGTTCCGTATGAGAAGAAATACGTCCGTTTCGCGGATACCCGGAAGATCCCGGTGATGATCCTCCGTACAGTCGGCGCGTTTGCCGCGTACTATGTGCTGAATACCGTGCTGAAGCTTCCGTTCGGAAACGAATTCCTGAACAGCGGAACCCTGGACGCCCACCTGGTCCGCTCCCTGCGGTACGCGGTGATCCTGTTTGTGCTGTTCGCGGTATACCCGCGCTGCTTCCCGTTCCTGGAACGGCTGTTCCCCGGAAAGGACCATCCATCCGGAAAGGCGGAAGCCTGA
- a CDS encoding helix-turn-helix domain-containing protein translates to MRYSYEYKMKCIEMYREGRWPETPTGIKEARYFHNMILRWFHVVEANGPDILKPRETNKDWTPEERYELVAKVLGGSSIQSVANEAGINSGLLTCWVRKYKNEGYNGLINKRKGRPPKEPHMKKINYNNPRKLNESEYEELVRLRAENEYIKAEIEVIKKEIALREEKEAARLKAKKQRSSKNSEKKNTN, encoded by the coding sequence ATGCGTTACAGTTATGAGTACAAGATGAAATGTATTGAGATGTACAGAGAAGGAAGGTGGCCTGAGACCCCTACAGGTATTAAAGAAGCGCGATACTTTCATAATATGATCCTGCGATGGTTTCATGTAGTAGAAGCAAATGGGCCAGATATTCTCAAACCCCGGGAAACTAATAAGGATTGGACCCCAGAAGAGAGATATGAGCTGGTTGCAAAAGTCCTAGGTGGTTCATCAATCCAGTCTGTAGCTAATGAGGCGGGTATAAATAGCGGATTACTTACTTGCTGGGTTCGCAAATATAAGAACGAGGGGTATAATGGCCTTATAAACAAGAGAAAAGGTCGACCACCAAAGGAGCCCCATATGAAGAAAATCAATTACAACAACCCTAGGAAACTTAATGAGTCCGAGTATGAAGAACTCGTAAGGCTAAGGGCTGAAAACGAGTATATCAAAGCGGAAATCGAAGTCATAAAAAAAGAGATCGCCTTGAGAGAAGAAAAGGAAGCTGCGCGTCTCAAGGCGAAAAAGCAGCGATCATCAAAGAACTCAGAGAAGAAGAATACCAACTGA
- a CDS encoding Dabb family protein, which translates to MIRHIVLFKIKDEYKDEIPQLVKNFYGMKGRIEGMVDLEAGADILHSERSYDLALTTVFDSREALEAYQTHPVHLPVKARMHEVRSASVACDFEIG; encoded by the coding sequence ATGATTCGCCATATCGTACTTTTCAAAATCAAGGATGAGTATAAAGATGAAATCCCGCAGCTGGTAAAAAACTTCTACGGCATGAAAGGCCGGATTGAAGGCATGGTGGACCTGGAAGCCGGCGCGGACATCCTCCATTCCGAGCGTTCCTATGACCTGGCGCTGACCACGGTATTCGACAGCCGGGAAGCGCTGGAAGCCTACCAGACCCACCCGGTGCACCTGCCCGTCAAGGCACGCATGCATGAAGTGCGGTCCGCCTCTGTCGCCTGCGATTTCGAAATCGGCTGA
- a CDS encoding MarR family transcriptional regulator, translating into MMNRENDVILAALKLSRAMRRCPPDRRDFAFPPAAGRLLECVAANSNVSSRELCEMLDVRPSSLSEMLARAESEGWVTRTVDEEDRRIQRVALSEKGREIVTRMREAREADYAKKTACFSEEEKAAFCALCNRLSDHIESLASDLPESMRRPPRPGHPFPPEFPREKDGDDPAPKPRKPLFPGDIRIKC; encoded by the coding sequence ATGATGAACCGTGAAAATGATGTGATCCTGGCGGCGCTCAAGCTGTCCCGCGCCATGCGGCGCTGCCCGCCCGACCGCCGGGATTTTGCTTTCCCGCCGGCTGCCGGCCGCCTGCTGGAATGCGTGGCTGCCAACAGCAATGTTTCCTCCCGGGAGCTGTGCGAAATGCTGGACGTCCGTCCTTCCTCCCTGAGCGAAATGCTGGCCCGTGCGGAAAGCGAAGGCTGGGTCACCCGTACCGTGGATGAGGAGGACCGCCGGATTCAGCGGGTTGCCCTGTCTGAAAAAGGACGGGAGATTGTCACCCGGATGCGGGAAGCCCGGGAAGCGGATTATGCCAAAAAGACCGCCTGCTTCTCCGAAGAGGAGAAGGCTGCCTTCTGCGCCCTCTGCAACCGCCTGAGCGACCATATCGAGTCGCTGGCCTCCGATCTCCCGGAGTCCATGCGCCGTCCTCCGCGGCCCGGCCATCCTTTCCCGCCGGAATTCCCTCGGGAGAAGGACGGGGACGATCCGGCCCCGAAGCCCCGGAAACCCCTTTTCCCCGGTGACATCCGGATCAAATGCTGA
- a CDS encoding uracil-DNA glycosylase has translation MAEITWELFEEQVQACRLCGLYQGIQHKVPGQGDRNSPLMFIGEGPGQAEDEQGLAFVGPAGQLLTRMLEAIQLPRDRVYICNVVKCRPPHNRIPTPEEAETCKNHLRMQTWLVRPKVIVLLGATAAKDVLGPDVRITRDRGHWTEKKGVWILPTYHPSALLRDESKKPEAWEDMKSLKRKLTELGLYPDIYGTGEPEGSV, from the coding sequence ATGGCGGAAATCACCTGGGAACTGTTTGAGGAGCAGGTACAGGCCTGCCGCCTGTGCGGGCTGTACCAGGGAATCCAGCATAAGGTTCCCGGACAGGGGGATCGGAATTCCCCGCTGATGTTCATCGGGGAAGGCCCCGGCCAGGCGGAGGATGAGCAGGGACTGGCGTTTGTAGGGCCGGCCGGACAGCTGCTGACCCGGATGCTGGAGGCGATCCAGCTGCCCCGCGACCGGGTTTATATCTGCAATGTAGTCAAGTGCCGTCCGCCGCATAACCGGATCCCGACACCGGAGGAGGCGGAAACGTGCAAGAACCACCTGCGGATGCAGACCTGGCTGGTCCGCCCGAAGGTAATCGTGCTGCTGGGGGCGACGGCTGCAAAGGACGTGCTGGGACCGGATGTCCGGATTACCCGGGACCGGGGACACTGGACGGAGAAGAAGGGCGTCTGGATTCTGCCGACATACCATCCGTCCGCACTGCTGCGGGATGAATCGAAGAAACCGGAAGCCTGGGAGGATATGAAGAGCCTGAAACGGAAACTGACGGAGCTGGGACTGTATCCCGATATCTACGGAACCGGGGAACCGGAAGGAAGCGTGTAA
- a CDS encoding AEC family transporter, which yields MLESFQVAFNAVMPLLLLLGVGWAAVRTGVTDRAFMNRLNTLNFKLFFPFLMFKNVYGAEPENLPTTALMITGAVSLLVLVALLMIVVPRIVKENPRRGTIIQAIFRSNFIIYGIPLTTFVFGDGKASVCGIMVMIMVSMFNVLSVVVLEYYREGGKVRPGPLLLGIVKNPLLQGCVAGMLCYLLGIKLPVFLKEPVFALGSMASTLALVVLGANLQFAELKKNGRTITTVLLVRLLLLPLVMVPLAWLIGLRGVELFLILMIYGTPVATASYPMAQNMGGDGQLAGQLVFVSTVASLGTIFLFIFTMSQLGLLI from the coding sequence ATGCTGGAAAGCTTTCAGGTTGCATTCAACGCGGTGATGCCGCTGCTGCTCCTGCTGGGGGTCGGCTGGGCGGCCGTACGCACCGGCGTAACGGACCGGGCATTCATGAACCGGCTGAACACGCTGAATTTCAAGCTGTTTTTCCCGTTCCTGATGTTCAAAAACGTATACGGAGCGGAACCGGAGAACCTCCCCACAACGGCCCTGATGATTACCGGCGCGGTATCCCTGCTGGTGCTGGTGGCGCTGCTGATGATTGTGGTGCCGCGGATTGTGAAGGAAAACCCCCGGAGGGGGACGATTATCCAGGCGATCTTCCGCAGTAATTTCATTATATACGGGATTCCGCTGACCACCTTCGTGTTCGGGGACGGAAAAGCCTCCGTATGCGGTATCATGGTGATGATCATGGTGTCGATGTTCAATGTCCTGAGTGTGGTCGTACTGGAATACTACCGGGAAGGCGGAAAGGTCCGGCCGGGGCCCCTGCTCCTGGGAATCGTGAAAAATCCGCTGCTGCAGGGATGCGTTGCCGGCATGCTGTGCTACCTGCTGGGAATCAAGCTGCCGGTATTCCTGAAGGAACCGGTATTTGCCCTGGGCAGCATGGCATCCACGCTGGCACTGGTTGTTCTCGGCGCCAACCTGCAGTTTGCTGAGCTGAAAAAGAACGGGCGTACGATTACGACGGTCCTGCTGGTCCGGCTGCTCCTGCTGCCGCTGGTGATGGTACCGCTGGCCTGGCTGATCGGCCTGCGCGGCGTGGAGCTGTTCCTGATCCTGATGATCTATGGAACGCCGGTCGCGACGGCATCCTATCCGATGGCCCAGAATATGGGCGGTGACGGACAGCTGGCGGGCCAGCTGGTGTTTGTCAGTACGGTGGCCTCGCTCGGTACCATTTTCCTGTTTATCTTTACCATGTCCCAGCTGGGACTGCTGATCTGA
- a CDS encoding beta-lactamase family protein, producing MDFSRLTEYMDYLHKLNVPGCDLAVYRDHELIYRHQAGYRDLARTEPIQGDEAFFLYSATKVFTTCAAMQLIEQGKMNLDDPVSDYLPAYARLSVKDGDTVRPAKTVMTVRHLMSMQSGLNYNTDIPAIEKVMKDNNQRATTRQIAEAKAEDPLEFDPGTDFQYSFSHDVLAAVIEAVSGQRFSAYLKEHIWEPLHIHGMAMRINDELEKHLCPLFSYDHHSLREKTREEIKERFNPEYESGGGGLIGSVAEYAVFTDALACGGRGKDGANILSPEMIQLWSANQLCPKGRRSFDGWHRIGYSYALGVRTRVNTRIGGPGALGEFGWDGAAGAWAMIDPSNHLSAFFGMHVLNYGYNYDVIHPTLRGLIYEGLK from the coding sequence ATGGATTTCAGCCGCCTGACCGAATATATGGATTACCTGCACAAGCTGAACGTGCCGGGATGCGACCTGGCCGTGTACCGGGACCATGAACTGATTTACCGCCACCAGGCCGGATACCGGGACCTGGCCCGTACCGAACCGATACAGGGAGATGAAGCGTTCTTCCTGTATTCCGCGACCAAGGTTTTTACGACTTGTGCCGCCATGCAGCTGATTGAACAGGGGAAAATGAACCTGGACGATCCGGTGAGCGATTACCTGCCGGCCTATGCCCGCCTGTCGGTGAAGGACGGGGATACGGTACGGCCGGCAAAAACCGTGATGACGGTCCGGCACCTGATGAGCATGCAGAGCGGCCTGAATTACAATACAGATATCCCGGCCATCGAAAAGGTGATGAAGGACAACAACCAGCGGGCGACGACCCGCCAGATCGCAGAGGCCAAAGCGGAGGATCCCCTTGAATTTGATCCCGGCACCGATTTCCAGTACAGCTTCAGCCACGATGTGCTGGCGGCGGTGATCGAGGCAGTATCCGGCCAGCGGTTTTCCGCATACCTGAAGGAGCATATCTGGGAGCCCCTGCACATTCACGGCATGGCCATGCGGATCAATGACGAACTGGAAAAACACCTGTGCCCCCTGTTTTCCTATGATCATCACAGCCTCCGGGAGAAAACCCGGGAAGAAATCAAGGAACGGTTTAACCCGGAGTATGAGAGCGGCGGCGGAGGACTCATCGGCAGTGTGGCGGAATATGCGGTGTTTACCGATGCGCTGGCCTGCGGCGGACGGGGAAAGGACGGCGCGAATATCCTGTCGCCGGAAATGATCCAGCTGTGGAGCGCCAACCAGCTTTGTCCCAAGGGCCGCCGTTCCTTTGACGGATGGCACCGGATCGGTTATTCCTACGCTCTGGGTGTGCGCACCCGGGTCAACACCCGCATCGGCGGTCCCGGCGCACTGGGTGAATTCGGCTGGGACGGCGCGGCCGGCGCATGGGCCATGATCGACCCGTCCAATCACCTGTCTGCCTTCTTCGGAATGCATGTATTGAATTACGGCTACAATTACGATGTGATCCATCCCACGCTGCGCGGGCTGATCTACGAAGGGCTGAAATAA
- a CDS encoding MBL fold metallo-hydrolase: MKKILAFCLALLLTGCLQACASEQEIPAPEKTFPEAEQAVLGTEEAVPDMTDTPSVYEAVSAGEMTLLSINVRKADAHLLRCGNTAYLVDTGTSDSIDQLVAVLEGQGITRLDGVIVTHTHKDHAGGLKKLLKSGIQVDRIYASAYYNTNEEDHPAVKALKKNDGEITWISGGDTLPFGEGSLRVIGPIARDPEKENNNSLVLLASAGGGTLLLAGDMEFPEEASLIRAGLISHADVIKIGNHGENDATSTDLIRTVTPSLAVISTNTEDEPDTPSPRVMKLLETWNVKVLQTQDTENGVLVTFRNGEILTELL; encoded by the coding sequence ATGAAGAAGATACTGGCTTTCTGCCTGGCGCTTCTGCTGACCGGCTGCCTGCAGGCCTGCGCATCGGAGCAGGAAATTCCCGCTCCGGAAAAAACCTTTCCGGAGGCGGAACAGGCAGTCCTCGGAACAGAAGAGGCGGTTCCGGATATGACAGATACTCCATCCGTATACGAGGCGGTTTCCGCCGGAGAAATGACACTGCTTTCCATCAATGTCCGCAAGGCGGATGCCCACCTGCTCCGCTGCGGCAACACAGCCTACCTGGTTGATACGGGAACGAGCGACAGCATTGATCAGCTGGTGGCTGTGCTGGAGGGGCAGGGAATTACCCGGCTGGACGGAGTGATCGTGACTCACACTCACAAGGACCATGCGGGCGGATTGAAGAAGCTGCTGAAATCCGGCATCCAGGTGGACCGGATCTATGCGTCCGCCTATTACAACACGAATGAGGAAGACCATCCGGCGGTGAAAGCCCTTAAGAAGAACGACGGGGAAATTACCTGGATTTCAGGCGGGGATACGCTGCCCTTCGGGGAAGGATCTCTGCGGGTGATCGGACCGATTGCCCGGGATCCGGAAAAGGAAAACAACAACTCCCTGGTGCTGCTGGCGTCGGCGGGCGGCGGCACGCTGCTGCTGGCCGGGGATATGGAATTCCCGGAAGAGGCTTCCCTGATCCGGGCCGGCCTGATCTCGCACGCGGATGTGATCAAGATCGGCAACCATGGCGAGAATGACGCGACGAGCACAGACCTGATCCGGACGGTGACCCCTTCCCTGGCCGTGATTTCCACCAATACGGAAGACGAGCCGGATACGCCGTCCCCGCGGGTCATGAAACTGCTGGAAACCTGGAATGTAAAGGTGCTGCAGACACAGGACACGGAAAACGGCGTGCTGGTGACATTCCGGAACGGCGAGATCCTGACAGAGCTGCTGTAA
- a CDS encoding MATE family efflux transporter yields MQQKADRSAILGTMDMRRLVPKVSVPIMISMIVQALYNIVDSIFVSRFDPNGLTAVSLAFPFQMLMIALSTGMGTGINSLLSRRLGEKNGPEARRASWNGLLIETVCSLLFMVIGLFLAGPLMKLVVSDNLANKESILQMGTSYLSIVTLWSIGLFTAIYFERLLQATGNTVASMCTQLAGAVTNIILDPILIFGYLGFPAMGVSGAAIATVAGQWLSALIGFILNQTKNRELKLNIADFRIQRRNIRDIFAVGLPSSVMQAIGSVMNVGMNAILSGFAESNAALNVMSVYFKLQSFIFMPVFGLSTGIIAIIAYNYGARMKERIYQCIRTALIWAGTIMLVGMIIFMLFPDQLMSVFESDADPVLTAAMTRIGVVAMRIIASGFILAAIGIILSTVFQAVGKGMYSMIMSICRQLLVLLPSAWLLARLTGGNVYAIWWCFPIAELVTLFICLGLYRKCNREMIAKL; encoded by the coding sequence ATGCAGCAGAAGGCAGACCGTTCCGCCATCCTGGGAACGATGGACATGCGCCGCCTGGTTCCCAAGGTCAGCGTGCCGATCATGATCTCCATGATCGTCCAGGCGTTGTACAATATTGTCGACAGCATTTTTGTTTCCCGCTTCGACCCGAACGGGCTGACCGCGGTTTCCCTGGCGTTCCCCTTCCAGATGCTGATGATCGCCCTTTCCACCGGTATGGGAACCGGTATCAACAGCCTGCTCAGCCGCCGCCTGGGAGAAAAAAACGGGCCGGAAGCCCGCCGGGCTTCCTGGAACGGCCTGCTGATTGAAACCGTCTGCAGTCTCCTGTTCATGGTCATCGGGCTTTTCCTGGCCGGTCCGCTGATGAAACTCGTGGTCTCGGACAACCTGGCCAACAAGGAAAGCATCCTGCAGATGGGCACCAGCTACCTGTCCATCGTCACCCTGTGGAGCATCGGCCTGTTCACCGCCATTTACTTTGAGCGCCTGCTGCAGGCTACCGGCAATACAGTTGCCTCCATGTGCACCCAGCTGGCCGGCGCCGTCACCAATATCATCCTGGATCCGATCCTGATCTTCGGTTACCTCGGCTTCCCGGCCATGGGCGTCTCCGGCGCCGCCATCGCAACGGTTGCCGGCCAGTGGCTGTCCGCGCTGATCGGCTTTATCCTGAACCAGACGAAGAACAGGGAGCTGAAGCTGAACATCGCCGATTTCCGGATCCAGCGCCGCAATATCCGGGACATCTTTGCCGTCGGCCTCCCCAGCTCTGTCATGCAGGCCATCGGCTCCGTCATGAATGTCGGAATGAACGCCATTCTCTCCGGCTTTGCGGAAAGCAATGCCGCCCTGAACGTCATGTCCGTCTACTTCAAGCTCCAGTCCTTCATCTTTATGCCGGTCTTCGGCCTGTCCACCGGGATTATCGCGATTATCGCCTACAACTATGGTGCCCGGATGAAGGAACGGATCTATCAGTGCATACGGACCGCGCTGATCTGGGCGGGCACCATCATGCTGGTCGGAATGATCATCTTCATGCTCTTCCCGGATCAGCTGATGTCCGTTTTCGAGTCGGATGCGGATCCGGTGCTGACCGCCGCGATGACCCGGATTGGTGTCGTCGCCATGCGGATTATCGCCAGCGGCTTTATCCTGGCAGCCATCGGCATCATCCTTTCCACCGTCTTCCAGGCCGTTGGGAAAGGCATGTACAGCATGATCATGAGCATCTGCCGCCAGCTGCTCGTGCTGCTCCCGTCCGCCTGGCTGCTGGCCCGGCTGACCGGAGGCAACGTGTACGCCATCTGGTGGTGCTTCCCCATCGCGGAACTCGTCACCCTGTTCATCTGCCTGGGGCTTTACCGGAAGTGCAACCGGGAAATGATCGCAAAGCTGTAA
- a CDS encoding metal-dependent transcriptional regulator — translation MTIRESAEDYLEQILMLLEKKGHARSVDIAAGLNVSKPSVSVAMKKLRENGYITMGEDNCISLTDKGYAIARRIYDRHQVLTRFFVQLGVPEDIALEDACRIEHDISEESFSAIRAQVKEA, via the coding sequence ATGACAATTCGTGAATCAGCAGAAGATTATCTCGAGCAGATTCTGATGCTGCTGGAAAAGAAGGGCCATGCCCGTTCCGTGGATATCGCCGCGGGGCTGAATGTATCCAAGCCCTCCGTCAGCGTTGCCATGAAGAAGCTCCGGGAAAACGGTTACATCACCATGGGAGAGGACAACTGCATCTCCCTGACCGATAAAGGCTACGCGATTGCCCGCCGGATCTACGACCGGCACCAGGTCCTCACCCGGTTCTTCGTCCAGCTCGGCGTACCGGAGGATATCGCCCTGGAAGACGCGTGCCGGATCGAGCACGATATCTCCGAGGAAAGCTTCTCCGCCATCCGTGCCCAGGTCAAAGAAGCCTGA
- a CDS encoding ImmA/IrrE family metallo-endopeptidase: MSDSFRPDRAVRYACAVLADSGIGRLPVDPFRLAADVGITLVPLSAIRENPNWIPYNLPAALQMTRAVTLSYPTFCIVYRDEDSTPDQLRHVLCHELGHLFMNHYRDYPDRMEPGMPADNTLEAEADSFARNLLAPVPVVDVIRFNRPRQARASLFGLDRPAWIHRLEAINRDRASVDEDMANTVLFLFRDYLLARRCTACGKTFSDEAQTDRCPFCGAEGADWVL, encoded by the coding sequence ATGAGCGACTCGTTCCGTCCGGACCGGGCTGTGCGTTATGCCTGCGCCGTTCTGGCAGATTCCGGGATTGGCCGGCTTCCGGTGGATCCGTTCCGACTGGCCGCCGATGTGGGGATTACCCTGGTTCCACTGTCCGCGATCCGGGAAAATCCCAACTGGATCCCGTATAACCTGCCGGCTGCCCTTCAGATGACACGCGCTGTCACCCTGTCCTATCCCACCTTCTGCATCGTCTACCGGGATGAGGACAGTACGCCGGACCAGCTCCGCCACGTCCTGTGCCACGAGCTGGGGCACCTGTTCATGAACCATTACCGGGATTATCCGGACCGGATGGAACCCGGTATGCCGGCCGACAACACTCTGGAAGCCGAAGCCGACTCCTTTGCCCGCAACCTGCTTGCGCCGGTGCCCGTTGTGGACGTCATCCGCTTCAACCGGCCCCGCCAGGCCCGCGCTTCCCTGTTCGGGCTGGACCGTCCGGCCTGGATCCACCGGCTGGAAGCCATTAACCGGGACCGTGCCTCCGTGGATGAGGATATGGCCAACACGGTGCTGTTCCTTTTCCGGGATTACCTGCTGGCCCGCCGGTGCACTGCCTGCGGCAAAACCTTCTCCGATGAAGCGCAGACAGACAGATGCCCCTTCTGCGGGGCAGAAGGGGCGGACTGGGTCCTGTAA